One window of Chlamydia sp. 04-14 genomic DNA carries:
- a CDS encoding IncA family protein, with the protein MQTNLSSRSEGQAVSTNVDRTYSHTAINALAIVSGILIIASSIAGCVFLGADLGLLSAILLGFTIISGLILIAIGTYFCCQGAAYEQVVSKRVLVEQARVVELTAQLARVQEELIALRSRQLETQERLEQPQGDSLSQEQQRLLQERNERIVHLESVIQGLRKEHAELLEEKDKECYSEIVRQTSLRNQLENTHQKKMESKEKSVRERLQFLENEIAEQMVSHADELRTLRQTLSQNQEQFNQELQEKEQLISDLQSSLSQQHDVDLDQIHELEALVREKEESVAALQCDLDRYRDLELDNAITSLPSALVRIRQQEERIALLETINLQLTPRTRNRSSSI; encoded by the coding sequence ATGCAGACGAACTTGTCTTCTAGATCAGAGGGACAAGCTGTATCTACAAATGTAGACCGAACATATTCTCATACTGCTATCAATGCTCTTGCGATAGTGTCGGGAATTTTAATTATTGCTTCTAGCATCGCAGGATGTGTATTTCTAGGTGCAGATTTAGGGTTGTTAAGCGCTATTCTCCTAGGTTTTACAATTATTTCTGGACTGATACTTATTGCGATTGGAACATACTTTTGTTGTCAGGGAGCTGCTTATGAGCAGGTTGTCTCTAAGAGAGTTTTAGTAGAACAGGCCAGGGTTGTTGAATTAACAGCACAGCTAGCCAGAGTACAGGAAGAATTGATTGCTTTGCGTTCTCGACAGTTAGAGACTCAAGAAAGATTAGAGCAACCCCAAGGAGATTCGCTATCTCAGGAGCAACAAAGGCTTCTGCAAGAAAGAAACGAGCGTATAGTACACTTAGAAAGTGTAATTCAGGGACTAAGAAAAGAGCATGCCGAGCTTTTAGAAGAGAAGGACAAAGAATGTTACTCAGAAATAGTAAGGCAAACATCTCTACGTAATCAACTTGAGAATACCCACCAAAAAAAAATGGAGTCCAAGGAAAAATCTGTCCGAGAACGTCTGCAATTTTTAGAAAATGAGATTGCTGAACAAATGGTATCGCATGCCGATGAATTGAGAACGCTCCGACAAACTCTATCACAAAATCAAGAGCAATTTAATCAAGAGCTACAGGAGAAAGAGCAGCTGATTTCTGATTTGCAGAGTTCTCTAAGTCAACAACATGATGTAGATCTTGATCAAATTCATGAGCTAGAGGCTTTAGTAAGAGAAAAAGAAGAAAGTGTAGCGGCCTTACAGTGTGATTTAGACCGCTATAGGGATTTAGAATTAGACAACGCCATAACTTCTCTTCCCAGTGCTTTAGTTCGTATCCGACAGCAAGAAGAACGCATTGCTTTGTTAGAAACTATAAATTTACAACTGACCCCAAGAACACGTAACCGATCATCGAGTATATAG
- a CDS encoding IncA family protein has product MRCIPACLTPTPEGINQCLIKTNSSKVCLAINVFSIFLSLLVLVAGITALIFFSVELGVIHSVVLSLCVLAAIFSIMMSSYYLVNRKHAIGVSSPSDQRLAQDREQVEEVVSEVDLENTRTFDEIQGELRSKNQQIEEMEVERQRMSARILELESGAARDQEDDIRIRGFEEQERTSAIENERHAFESRIRDLEQAISDAESQSRSRTSDLESALETLEQERTQLQNRMTELETAAALGSDQLSSTSTELQRQLAMKDEEIQKLEELKSRVYEELKLVQKSLDQEEKNNGKVARRFEQLRVQLEGERDELRIKCLNLEAKLVQLEISASRESQSSSENVAEYESKIEQLNKACRNAEEKINKLRSKLKFKKEEISTIEETIRQERQRHEEENAQLRQSQSEMIAKIQGLERELAEAASERDSRVQAFKDKRCEYEKEIAGLKTACSTLENTIHDLQRERPLSSDEGGDRNRAYQDLRRELGDKIAELQKENEEKQAKVSQLEQQMILCANEKTRAQRVAREQITHQISKRKTVESELEESKSTIRELEIQIQQLETEAGVTTLDLREQIQILNREVHENDATIAKLERRNRELERTVQVYTNERLMNLRSDPRRLDSIAKLEQARQRLRIEINRDTKERVQMAHQRIRRLEDLCRGSRLERQVDQLSEDSERRINYQRIFELESNLLSRSNNSAPRRNRVESMRALRLQQYCDGDAELESRVRDFNFPPNAPIDSTALYQLEQEIYDTREAKLFSLREELEESRERIIELETKIIELTEALRAHEENLSPNTIEKRSLAEQQEAQQVAQDLRNQLEESHVRLEDYKNRLTEAQSALLKVSLEMQAKDLALKVAEDKLKQFEDKQ; this is encoded by the coding sequence ATGAGATGTATCCCTGCGTGTTTAACGCCAACTCCAGAAGGAATAAATCAATGTTTGATTAAGACCAATTCATCCAAGGTTTGCTTGGCGATTAATGTATTTTCTATATTTTTATCCTTATTGGTTCTTGTTGCCGGCATAACTGCACTAATTTTTTTCAGTGTTGAATTAGGAGTAATTCATAGTGTGGTTTTATCCCTATGTGTTTTAGCTGCAATATTTTCCATTATGATGAGCTCCTATTACCTAGTGAATAGAAAACATGCTATTGGCGTGTCTTCTCCATCGGATCAAAGGCTAGCACAAGATAGAGAACAAGTTGAAGAGGTTGTTTCAGAGGTAGATTTAGAAAATACTCGGACATTTGATGAAATTCAAGGAGAGCTACGTTCAAAGAATCAACAGATCGAAGAGATGGAAGTAGAACGCCAGCGCATGTCGGCAAGAATTTTAGAATTAGAATCTGGGGCGGCAAGAGATCAGGAGGACGATATTAGAATTCGCGGGTTTGAAGAGCAGGAGCGTACCTCAGCAATAGAAAATGAGCGTCATGCTTTTGAATCAAGAATTCGAGATTTAGAACAAGCAATTTCTGATGCTGAATCTCAATCTAGAAGTCGCACATCTGATTTAGAGAGTGCTTTGGAGACACTAGAACAAGAACGTACACAGCTACAAAATCGCATGACCGAATTGGAAACAGCGGCAGCGCTCGGCTCTGATCAATTATCCTCAACGTCTACCGAATTACAAAGACAGTTGGCAATGAAAGATGAGGAGATACAAAAATTAGAAGAACTGAAATCACGAGTCTACGAAGAGCTTAAATTAGTACAAAAATCTTTGGATCAAGAAGAGAAAAATAACGGTAAAGTTGCTAGGAGATTTGAACAACTGCGAGTGCAATTGGAAGGTGAAAGGGATGAACTGCGTATCAAATGCTTGAATTTAGAAGCTAAACTTGTGCAACTAGAGATATCTGCATCCAGAGAATCACAATCTTCTTCTGAGAATGTTGCTGAGTATGAATCTAAAATAGAGCAACTTAATAAGGCGTGTAGAAATGCTGAAGAGAAGATCAATAAATTAAGAAGTAAATTAAAATTTAAGAAAGAAGAAATCTCTACTATTGAAGAGACAATTCGACAAGAAAGACAACGGCATGAAGAAGAGAACGCGCAGTTAAGACAGAGTCAGTCTGAGATGATTGCAAAAATCCAAGGATTAGAACGAGAGCTTGCAGAAGCAGCTAGTGAGAGAGATTCACGCGTTCAAGCTTTCAAAGATAAACGTTGTGAATACGAAAAGGAAATAGCCGGACTTAAGACCGCATGCTCTACTCTTGAGAATACCATCCATGATTTGCAAAGAGAGCGTCCGCTATCTTCAGATGAGGGCGGAGATCGAAATAGGGCCTATCAAGATTTACGAAGGGAATTAGGGGATAAAATCGCTGAATTACAAAAGGAAAATGAGGAGAAACAAGCAAAGGTTTCTCAACTAGAGCAACAAATGATTCTCTGTGCGAATGAGAAAACTCGTGCTCAGAGAGTTGCTAGAGAGCAGATAACTCATCAGATAAGTAAAAGAAAAACAGTAGAGTCGGAACTAGAAGAAAGTAAATCTACGATTCGAGAGCTAGAAATACAAATCCAGCAATTAGAAACTGAAGCTGGAGTTACTACCCTTGATTTGCGAGAACAAATTCAGATATTGAATCGGGAAGTGCATGAGAATGATGCAACTATTGCGAAACTGGAACGCCGAAATAGAGAATTAGAGAGAACCGTTCAGGTATACACAAATGAAAGATTAATGAATTTGAGATCAGATCCTAGAAGATTGGATAGTATAGCTAAGCTGGAGCAAGCAAGACAAAGGCTGAGAATAGAAATAAATAGAGACACTAAAGAACGTGTGCAGATGGCCCATCAAAGAATCAGAAGATTGGAAGATCTCTGTAGGGGATCTCGATTAGAGCGGCAAGTTGATCAACTTAGCGAAGATTCAGAAAGAAGAATTAATTACCAAAGGATTTTTGAATTGGAAAGTAATCTACTGTCTCGTTCAAATAACTCTGCACCAAGAAGAAATAGAGTGGAAAGCATGAGAGCATTAAGATTACAACAATATTGTGATGGTGATGCGGAGCTTGAGTCAAGGGTTCGTGATTTTAATTTTCCTCCAAATGCTCCGATTGATTCCACAGCTCTTTATCAACTAGAGCAAGAAATTTATGATACTAGAGAGGCTAAGCTATTTTCGTTGCGTGAGGAGCTGGAAGAATCTCGTGAACGTATAATTGAGTTAGAAACAAAAATCATAGAGCTTACAGAAGCGCTTAGAGCTCATGAGGAAAATTTGAGTCCTAATACTATTGAAAAAAGATCGCTAGCAGAACAACAAGAAGCGCAACAAGTTGCTCAGGACCTCCGCAATCAATTAGAAGAATCTCACGTTCGATTAGAAGATTATAAAAATAGATTAACCGAAGCTCAAAGTGCTCTTTTAAAAGTCTCTCTAGAGATGCAAGCTAAAGATTTAGCTCTTAAAGTTGCCGAAGATAAGTTAAAGCAATTTGAAGATAAACAATAA